A stretch of Coregonus clupeaformis isolate EN_2021a unplaced genomic scaffold, ASM2061545v1 scaf0240, whole genome shotgun sequence DNA encodes these proteins:
- the LOC123484231 gene encoding cytosolic Fe-S cluster assembly factor nubp1-like — translation MADVPSNAPQHCPGTASEQAGKTSACQGCPNQNLCSSGATKAPDPAIEEIAEKMLTVKHKILVLSGKGGVGKSTFSAHLAHALASDSTKEVALLDVDICGPSIPRIMGLEGEQVHQSGSGWSPVVSLSSIDYCLSVCLS, via the exons ATGGCAGACGTTCCAAGTAATGCGCCACAGC ACTGCCCCGGTACGGCCAGTGAGCAGGCAGGGAAGACGTCAGCGTGTCAGGGTTGTCCCAACCAGAACCTCTGTTCCTCTGGAGCCACTAAAGCACCAGACCCAG cCATAGAGGAGATCGCAGAGAAGATGTTAACAGTGAAACATAAGATCTTGGTCCTGTCAGGGAAAGGAGGAGTGGGGAAGAGTACCTTCAGCGCACACCTGGCCCACGCACTGGCTAGCGACAGCACTAAAGAG gttGCTCTCCTAGATGTAGATATCTGTGGTCCGTCCATCCCCAGGATCATGGGTCTGGAGGGAGAACAG GTCCATCAGAGCGGTTCTGGCTGGTCTCCTGTGGTGAGTCTGTCTTCAATagactactgtctgtctgtctgtctgtcgtag